Proteins encoded together in one Chitinophaga lutea window:
- a CDS encoding NAD(P) transhydrogenase subunit alpha, with product MSAVLDFLQLHIEMVYIVILSIFLGIEVISRVPSVLHTPLMSGANAIHGVVIIGAIIVMGKAETDNYLALVLGFLAVILGTLNVVGGFVVTDRMLEMFKKKK from the coding sequence ATGAGCGCAGTACTGGATTTTTTACAACTGCATATCGAGATGGTATACATCGTGATACTGTCCATTTTCCTGGGTATAGAAGTGATTTCGCGCGTGCCTTCGGTATTGCATACCCCGCTGATGAGCGGCGCCAACGCCATTCACGGCGTGGTGATCATCGGCGCCATCATCGTGATGGGCAAAGCGGAAACCGACAATTACCTGGCGCTGGTACTGGGCTTTTTGGCGGTGATACTCGGTACGCTGAACGTGGTGGGCGGTTTTGTGGTGACAGACAGAATGCTGGAAATGTTTAAAAAGAAGAAATAA
- a CDS encoding Re/Si-specific NAD(P)(+) transhydrogenase subunit alpha, with product MILAVLKEKAGENRVSLVPEVVKQIVQQQVNVWVEEGAGMQAFYPDEAYRQAGAEIRPRAELLQQADILLSIRHPAAEDWKNASPGKIWMGVYQPLYNATLMQEWADKQFTVFSLDTIPRTTRAQSMDVLSSQANIAGYKAVLLAAYTYSRYFPMLMTAAGSIPPAKVLILGAGVAGLQAIATARRLGAVVEVFDTRPAVKEEVMSLGAKFVEVEGAADASKAGGYAVEQSAEYKQKQEQKIAESTAKADIVITTAQIPGKPAPILISRAMVENMKTGSVIIDLAAATGGNTEVTKNGETILHNGVTVIGNSDLAGTAPADASKLYARNVLNFLKLIIGKEGALDLNFADDLVKGTCITHHGEIVNDRVKQLQTATV from the coding sequence ATGATCTTGGCCGTTCTTAAAGAAAAAGCAGGAGAAAACAGGGTATCGCTCGTTCCGGAAGTCGTTAAACAGATTGTGCAGCAGCAGGTAAACGTGTGGGTGGAAGAAGGCGCCGGCATGCAGGCATTTTACCCGGACGAAGCATACCGGCAGGCTGGCGCGGAAATCAGGCCGCGGGCCGAACTGCTTCAGCAGGCAGATATATTGCTGAGCATCCGCCATCCCGCGGCGGAAGACTGGAAAAACGCATCCCCCGGCAAGATCTGGATGGGTGTATATCAACCCCTCTACAACGCCACGCTCATGCAGGAGTGGGCGGACAAACAATTCACCGTTTTCAGCCTGGACACGATTCCCCGCACCACCCGTGCGCAAAGTATGGACGTGCTCAGTTCCCAGGCCAACATTGCCGGTTACAAAGCCGTGCTGCTGGCCGCTTATACCTATTCCCGCTATTTCCCGATGTTGATGACCGCCGCCGGCAGCATTCCGCCGGCCAAGGTGCTTATTCTCGGCGCCGGGGTGGCAGGATTGCAGGCCATTGCCACCGCCCGCAGGCTGGGGGCCGTGGTGGAGGTGTTCGACACCCGCCCCGCCGTAAAGGAAGAGGTGATGAGCCTCGGGGCGAAGTTCGTGGAAGTGGAAGGCGCCGCCGACGCCTCGAAAGCAGGCGGTTACGCCGTGGAGCAGTCCGCCGAATACAAACAGAAGCAGGAGCAGAAAATAGCCGAAAGCACCGCGAAGGCAGACATTGTGATCACGACGGCCCAGATACCCGGAAAACCAGCGCCCATCCTCATTTCGAGGGCGATGGTGGAAAACATGAAAACCGGATCCGTGATCATCGACCTGGCCGCCGCCACCGGGGGGAACACGGAGGTGACCAAAAACGGGGAAACCATCCTGCACAACGGCGTCACCGTGATCGGGAATTCGGACCTGGCGGGCACCGCGCCCGCAGATGCGAGCAAGCTGTATGCCCGGAACGTGCTGAATTTCCTGAAACTCATCATCGGTAAGGAAGGCGCCCTGGATCTCAACTTTGCCGACGACCTCGTGAAAGGCACCTGCATTACCCACCACGGCGAAATCGTGAACGACCGCGTGAAGCAGCTGCAAACCGCTACAGTATAA
- the hemH gene encoding ferrochelatase: MVAKSDTAIVLMNLGSPDSTEVPDVKKYLLEFLMDKRVIDYPWLVRKLLVGGVIVPRRAEKSAEAYKSIWWPEGSPLIVLTRQLQKALQHDLEMPVEITMRYGNPSPAATFDKLAKEHPGLKEVILLPLYPHYAMSSYETAVEYAKQIHQRKRYPFELKIVEPYYKRREYINALAESMRPYVEQDYDYLLFSYHGVPVRHIRKGDITGGHCLKVNDCCHVDSKAHTQCYRHQVIITSELVAQQLGIPKHKWGVSFQSRLGKEEWIKPYTAERFESLPKEGVKKLLVACPAFVSDCLETLEEIGVEGKHSFISSGGDSFTMIPCLNTHPLWVKTISTLCREVMEPVSA; the protein is encoded by the coding sequence ATGGTCGCAAAATCTGATACAGCTATCGTATTGATGAACCTGGGCTCGCCGGATTCAACGGAGGTGCCTGATGTAAAGAAGTATTTGCTTGAATTTCTGATGGATAAACGGGTGATCGACTATCCCTGGCTGGTGCGCAAGCTGCTGGTAGGCGGTGTGATCGTGCCGCGCCGGGCCGAAAAAAGCGCGGAAGCCTATAAAAGTATCTGGTGGCCGGAAGGCTCCCCCCTCATCGTACTGACCAGACAATTGCAGAAAGCGCTGCAGCACGACCTGGAGATGCCCGTGGAAATCACCATGCGCTACGGCAACCCTTCACCGGCCGCTACGTTCGACAAACTGGCCAAAGAACACCCGGGGCTGAAGGAAGTGATCCTGCTGCCGCTCTACCCGCACTACGCCATGAGCAGCTACGAAACCGCCGTGGAATACGCTAAACAGATCCACCAGCGCAAACGCTATCCCTTCGAACTGAAAATTGTGGAACCGTATTATAAACGGCGGGAATATATCAACGCCCTTGCCGAAAGCATGCGCCCGTACGTGGAGCAGGACTATGACTACCTGCTCTTCAGTTACCACGGCGTACCGGTGAGGCACATACGAAAAGGCGACATCACCGGCGGGCATTGCCTGAAAGTGAACGATTGCTGCCATGTGGACTCCAAAGCCCACACGCAGTGTTACCGCCACCAGGTGATCATCACCTCGGAGCTGGTAGCGCAACAGCTCGGCATCCCCAAACACAAATGGGGCGTGTCGTTCCAGTCGCGGCTCGGGAAAGAGGAGTGGATCAAACCTTACACCGCCGAACGTTTTGAGTCCCTGCCGAAGGAAGGGGTGAAGAAACTCCTGGTGGCCTGTCCCGCTTTTGTGTCCGACTGTCTCGAAACGCTGGAGGAAATCGGCGTGGAAGGCAAACATTCCTTCATCAGCAGCGGGGGCGACAGTTTTACGATGATTCCCTGCCTGAATACGCATCCCCTCTGGGTAAAAACCATCAGTACGCTCTGCCGCGAGGTGATGGAGCCCGTATCGGCATAA